The following DNA comes from Tumebacillus amylolyticus.
GTCGGCAGGAAGCCCGCGGCTACACCGCCCAGATCCGGTTTGGAGAGGAACAGTTCAATTCCGAAGCAACCTCCGATCACCACGATCAACGCGATGACCATCGCTTCAATGTAGCGAAAGCCTTTGTTCTGCAACAGCAGGACGAGCAGCACGTCAACCGATGTCAACACGATGCCCCAGAGCAGCGGCAACCCGAACAGCAAGTTGAGTGCAATCGCCGAACCGATCAACTCCGCGAGGTCACAAGCCGCAATCGCCAATTCGCACAGAAACCAGAGGCACATCGAGACGGGGCGGGAGTAGGCATCCCGGCACGCCTGTGCCAAGTCACGACCTGTGACGATGCCAAGCTTTCCGGCCAACGCTTGCAGCAGAATCGCCATCAGATTGGAAATCATAATCACAAACAAAAGCGTATACCCGAACTTCGATCCCCCCGCCAAGTCGGTCGCCCAGTTTCCGGGGTCCATATACCCAACCGCGACCAAGTACCCGGGGCCGAGAAACGCCATAAACTTACGAATCCACGAGCCTTTCGTGGGAACCGGCATCGAACGGTGAACTTCCTGCAAAGAGTTGCTTGATTTCTCCGAGCGCCATCCGGAGTCCGTCACGAGAGAGACGGGAGTGCCGCTGTCTTTCATGAGACAAACACCTCGTTTTCTTAGAAGATAGCCCAAGCTAATTTTTTTGCCCTAGGGAAACATTGTGGCAAAAAAGAAAAACCGTTGGCTCGCTATCATGGGTATGCCGGCCTTTTGGTTTTGGTGAAGATATTTTCTGCCCGCTCACATTCTTAGCCCTACACAAGTTTTTTGCCCGAAGGAAACTTTCTGAAAACAGTATATCTTTAGTTTGGTAAAATCGTCAAGTGATGTGGCACACTAAGAGGAAAGCCCTGCCAAAGAACCGAAGTAAGTAGGTGTTTTGAGGGGAGGAGATGAGCGAATGGCGAAAGACAACCGCATCGTCGAATTCGGATATGATCCGAAGATCGCGACCGATCCGGGTAAGGGAACCATCGTGGTGCTCGATGCCTTTGCCGACTGGAAGCAAGAGCAGTTGACCCAACTCGTGGAGTTCGCGGAAGTGCGCAGTTTTGCGCAGATCGTGCTGTTCCCACACCATGAGAAAACGTTAAAAACGATGGGCTGGCCCGAGGTGCCCGCCTTTCATAAACGTGTAAAAGCGCTGGATGCTCTCGTAGACGACCTGCCTTCGACGCCCGTGAAGATCGGGATCGACGTCTGGGAAGAGAAGCGCAAGAAATACACCCCTTTGGAGCTGATCGTGCGCTACTTGGAAGAGAAGTACCGTCCTCCGTTTTTCCTGTACGTTTCAGACGCCTATGCCAATTCGATGGCCGGGTTTGCGTCGTTTGACGAACTGATTCGTAAAGTACGGCTGTTGATCAACCCGCGCTACGGCGTTGGTGAGAATCCGAAACTTACGAAAGTCCAACACCGCTGGGAACACGTCTAACGTCTACTCTAGAAAGAAGGTCGAACCTCTCATGCAAGCAAAAATAGCCCTCATCACCGGAGCCGGACGCGGGATCGGACACGGCGTTGCACATACCTACGCAGCCTCGGGGTACACCGTGGTCGTCGTCGATGTAGAGGGGGAGATGGCGGAGAAGACAATTTCCGAAATTCAAGCGGCGTACCCCGAAGTTGGCGCCAACTCGATGGCTGCTCAAGTCGATGTGCGGCGTCCGGAGGAGATCGCCGCCCTTTTTCAACAGGTCGGAGAACGGTACGGACGGCTCGATGTGTTGATCAACAACGCCGGGATTTCGCGCTGGAAGTCGCCCTATGACTTGAGAGTGGAGGAGTGGGACGATGTTCTGAACACCAACTTGCGCAGTTCGTTTCTCTGCGCTCGTGAAGCGGCCCGTCTCATGAAGGAACAGGGAAGCGGGGGCAAGATCATCAACATGGCTTCGACGCGTGCTCTCCAATCGGAGCCGAACACCGAAGCGTACGCTGCGTCAAAAGGCGGCCTGCTCGCGCTCACGCACGCATTGGCCGTTTCACTTGGCCCCGATCGTATCCACGTCAACTGCATCTCGCCGGGCTGGATTCAGACCACCGACTACGATCAATTGCGGCCCGAAGACCACACCCAACACCCATCCGGACGTGTCGGGACACCTGAAGACATCGGGCGCGCCTGCCTGTTCCTAACCGATGAACGCAATGACTTCATCACCGGCGTCAACTTGGTCGTGGACGGCGGGATGACGCGAAAGATGATCTATCTGGAAGACTAGGCAACTTCCGCAAATCTACATAACATATATTATGGAACCTTGTGCCTGTTTGACAATTTTGTGAAAGCCACTACAGACAGAACCCCTCCCGATGCGCGATAATCGTAGCAATAGGAGGTTTTTTTTCTGCGAAAACTTCATTACGGCTGGGTGGTCGTGGCGGTTACGTTCTTGGCGCTGTTGATCGCGGCCGGAGTACGTTCGACGCCCGGCGTGTTGTTGATGCCGTTGGAGTCGGAGTTTGGCTGGGATCGCACGACGACCTCTGTGGCCTTATCAATTAATTTGGTTCTGTACGGACTGACAGGTCCGTTTGTCGCCGCCATCATGGATCGCTACGGCATTCGGCGCATCATGGTGATCGCGCTGTGCCTCTTGGTTTCCGGGATGGCCCTCTCAAGCCTCATCCAACAATCGTGGCAGCTCAACCTGCTCTGGGGGATCGTGATCGGTCTTGGCACCGGTTCGATGGCAAACGTTCTGGGCGCGATGGTTGCAAATCGTTGGTTCGTGGAACGTCGGGGCTTGGTCGTCGGGTTGATGACCGCCAGCGGCGCAACCGGACAATTGTTGTTCCTCCCCCTGTTGGCAAATATCACCGTGTCCGCCGGGTGGCGTTCTACGGTGCTGACCGTCGCATGCGGCGCTCTGCTGTTGATTCCCATCGTCTTGCTATTCATGCGCAATCATCCCCGCGATGTCGGTCTGACCCCGTATGGAGCGTCCGTTGAAGGGGAGGGGTCCACTGTAGCTACAACTCCTGCTTCCGGCGGTCCATCCGGCAATTTGCTGCTCGCTCCGCTTCGCGTGCTGGTGACGGCGGCAAAACGGCCGGCGTTTTGGCTGTTGGCCGGGACGTTTTTCTTTTGCGGGTTCACGACGAACGGGTTGATTGGGACGCACATGATCTCTGCCTGTCTTGAGCACGGCATCCCCGAAGTGCAAGCGGCCGGGATGTTGGCGTTCATGGGCGTGTTCGACCTCGTCGGCACCACGCTTTCCGGCTGGCTGTCGGATCGCTGGGACAATCGCTGGTTGTTGTTCTGGTACTACGCTCTGCGCGGCTTGTCGCTGATGTTCTTGCCGTATGCGCTGGATGCCAACGGAATTTCGCTGGTGATCTTCTCGGTGTTCTACGGCCTCGATTGGATCGCAACCGTTCCTCCCACCGTTCGCTTGACTGCCGATATCTTCGGCAAAGAGAACGTCGGCATGGTCTTCGGCTGGATTTCCGCTTCCCACCAACTCGGAGCTGCTACGGCGGCGTACGGAGCGGGGCTGTTGCACACCTTGTTCAACGACTATGTGGTCGCGTTCCTCGTCGCCGGCGGCACGGGGGTGCTCGCGGCATTTTTGGCACTCGCCATTCGCACGACGAAAACCGCGAAGAAGAGACCCGTTTGAGGGGTCTCTTCTTTTTTTTAACATTTTGTGTGCAAGACCCCTTGATCCGCCCTGCCAGAAACGGCGGCATTTGATTATACATAGAGAAATAGATCAGTTTAATGGAGAGTGGAAGTCTTATGAAAGGTGTGATTCTCTGCGCAGGATCAGGATCGCGCATTCGCCCCTTTTCGCTTACGCTTCCCAAGCCGCTGTTGCCGGTGCTCAATCGACCCTTGTTGGAGCATGCCATGATTGCCTTGCAAGCGATTGGCATCGAAGAGATCGCAATCGTGATCAACCCGTCGCAACAAGCTGAGTTTGAGCATGTGAACGCGAAGATCCTGTACCAAGAAAAGCCGCTTGGCATCGCCAACGCCGTCTCAAAAGCCGCGACCTTCGTCGGCTCCGATTCCTTCGTGTTGTTGCTCGGTGACAATCTGATCCTCGAACCGCTGAACTCCTTGGTACAAGCGGCTCATGGGAAGTCCGGAGCTGTGCTCCTCCAGGAAGTGGAAACCCCGCAAGACTACGGCATCGCCAAGTTGGTGAACGGTCGTCTCGTCAAACTCGTCGAGAAACCGCGAGTGCCGGAGGGGAACCTCGCCGTCGTGGGGGCGTACTTGTTCGATCCCTCGATTTTTCAAGCAGTACAGGCCATTTCACCCTCCGCACGCGGGGAATATGAGATCACCGACGCGATGCAATGGTTGATCGAGCAAGGCCGTGACATCGGGTACGCCGTCTCCGGCAACCCGTGCTTCGACGTCGGAACGATTGAACGGTGGCTGTCTGCCAACCGCTATCTGTTGCAACAGAACGCCGGACAAGTACAACTTGGCAACGGCGTTCAACTGGATCGCTGCACGCTCGTGCCTCCCGTGTTGATCGGAGACCATTGCGTCCTCCAAGACGCAGTCATCGGCCCGAACGTCTCGATCCAAAACGGCTCCCATCTCAAAAAATGCACCGTTCGCGACTCCATCTTGCTCGAACATGTCACCCTCCTCGACGCGGAATTCACCCACAGCATCCTCGGTCGCCACGCCGACATCTCCGGTACAGGTGGAAAAAGCGCCGCCACACGCGGCTATCTCGGGGATTTCTCCAAGCTCGTGCTGGGACAAGAGGGGAGTGACCCGCGATGAAGATCACCGTCGTCGGAACCGGTTATGTCGGCACCACCACCACGGTCGCCCTCGCCATGTCGGGCCACACC
Coding sequences within:
- a CDS encoding SDR family NAD(P)-dependent oxidoreductase gives rise to the protein MQAKIALITGAGRGIGHGVAHTYAASGYTVVVVDVEGEMAEKTISEIQAAYPEVGANSMAAQVDVRRPEEIAALFQQVGERYGRLDVLINNAGISRWKSPYDLRVEEWDDVLNTNLRSSFLCAREAARLMKEQGSGGKIINMASTRALQSEPNTEAYAASKGGLLALTHALAVSLGPDRIHVNCISPGWIQTTDYDQLRPEDHTQHPSGRVGTPEDIGRACLFLTDERNDFITGVNLVVDGGMTRKMIYLED
- a CDS encoding MFS transporter, producing the protein MAVTFLALLIAAGVRSTPGVLLMPLESEFGWDRTTTSVALSINLVLYGLTGPFVAAIMDRYGIRRIMVIALCLLVSGMALSSLIQQSWQLNLLWGIVIGLGTGSMANVLGAMVANRWFVERRGLVVGLMTASGATGQLLFLPLLANITVSAGWRSTVLTVACGALLLIPIVLLFMRNHPRDVGLTPYGASVEGEGSTVATTPASGGPSGNLLLAPLRVLVTAAKRPAFWLLAGTFFFCGFTTNGLIGTHMISACLEHGIPEVQAAGMLAFMGVFDLVGTTLSGWLSDRWDNRWLLFWYYALRGLSLMFLPYALDANGISLVIFSVFYGLDWIATVPPTVRLTADIFGKENVGMVFGWISASHQLGAATAAYGAGLLHTLFNDYVVAFLVAGGTGVLAAFLALAIRTTKTAKKRPV
- a CDS encoding sugar phosphate nucleotidyltransferase, producing the protein MKGVILCAGSGSRIRPFSLTLPKPLLPVLNRPLLEHAMIALQAIGIEEIAIVINPSQQAEFEHVNAKILYQEKPLGIANAVSKAATFVGSDSFVLLLGDNLILEPLNSLVQAAHGKSGAVLLQEVETPQDYGIAKLVNGRLVKLVEKPRVPEGNLAVVGAYLFDPSIFQAVQAISPSARGEYEITDAMQWLIEQGRDIGYAVSGNPCFDVGTIERWLSANRYLLQQNAGQVQLGNGVQLDRCTLVPPVLIGDHCVLQDAVIGPNVSIQNGSHLKKCTVRDSILLEHVTLLDAEFTHSILGRHADISGTGGKSAATRGYLGDFSKLVLGQEGSDPR